In the Flagellimonas sp. MMG031 genome, one interval contains:
- a CDS encoding aminotransferase class I/II-fold pyridoxal phosphate-dependent enzyme, which translates to MAKIKHHNFLNTVHEVFTDAKQAGVLHLYAEGKSFSGRTIEVGGRELYHFGTTGYLGLEQDSRLKKAAKEAIDSYGTQFPLSKSYISNPLYEELENSISEMYGYPIVITKNSTLGHLGVIPSAVDDDDVIILDHQVHWSVQNAAKMLKTRSVPIEMIRHNHLEMLEDKIKKYQHSKGRIWYMADGIYSMYGDYAPVKELMGLAKKYSQLHFYFDDVHGMSWVGRNGTGYVLDQLGELPENVLLFGTLSKTFGASGAVLACSNPQLYDKIKTFGGPLTFSAQLEPASVAAAMASAQIHLSPEIYVLQQELRERIDYFNDCLLITELPLIDRNESPVFYIGTGMPKTGYNFVNRLMGEGFFVNLGIFPAVPVKNTGVRITISRHNQKEEIKALVDAMEYHFPKALEDTQTDAQRVFHAFKMEPRTLSGPKVSSELTVEVFDTIDQVEKEEWNQSLGGQGVYDWEGLKFSEEVFQGNPRKEHNWLFRYVVIKDADGVPVLMTFVTLSLWKDDMLAQAQISAAIEEERKTNPYHLSSMVLSLGCLFTEGDHLYWNASHRLGKEARDKLLATMEKLEQQFGAKMTVLRDFGEDTSWNEPLYGQGFLRVQMPNSCYVVLDEVDSMEDYLQRLSSRNRRHFRKDVQPYLDRAKTVVLPSMSTNQIEQVKSLFGEVQSRNLGLNTFSFPDSLFEKMNENHLWEFIVLCSLYQPEKIVGVMFCYTNLKQVYVPAFVGMDYDGLEEFAIYRQLLYRTIERAIGLGIPKIDFGLTAAFEKRKLGATVEKKYAYLQTNDNFILELLGIMEGQH; encoded by the coding sequence ATGGCCAAGATCAAACACCACAATTTTTTGAACACTGTACATGAAGTATTCACCGATGCAAAACAAGCTGGGGTATTGCACCTTTATGCCGAAGGAAAGTCTTTTTCAGGAAGGACGATAGAAGTCGGGGGTAGGGAACTGTACCATTTTGGGACCACGGGTTATTTAGGGCTGGAACAGGATTCCAGATTGAAAAAGGCCGCCAAGGAGGCCATTGATAGCTATGGGACGCAATTTCCCTTATCCAAATCCTATATCTCCAATCCGTTATATGAGGAATTGGAAAACTCGATTTCCGAAATGTATGGCTATCCCATTGTCATTACCAAAAACAGTACCCTTGGGCACTTAGGTGTCATTCCAAGTGCCGTGGATGATGACGACGTAATCATTCTGGACCACCAGGTCCATTGGAGTGTACAGAATGCGGCCAAAATGCTAAAAACCCGGAGTGTTCCCATCGAAATGATCCGGCATAACCATTTGGAAATGTTGGAGGACAAGATTAAAAAGTACCAACATTCCAAAGGCAGGATTTGGTATATGGCCGATGGCATTTATTCCATGTACGGGGATTATGCCCCGGTTAAGGAACTGATGGGGTTGGCAAAGAAATATTCCCAATTGCATTTTTATTTCGATGATGTTCATGGCATGAGTTGGGTGGGAAGGAATGGTACCGGATATGTGTTGGACCAATTGGGGGAATTGCCCGAAAATGTATTGCTCTTCGGTACCCTGAGCAAGACTTTTGGGGCCAGTGGTGCAGTATTGGCCTGTTCCAACCCACAACTATATGATAAGATCAAGACCTTTGGTGGACCGTTGACCTTTTCTGCCCAATTGGAACCAGCCTCGGTAGCTGCTGCCATGGCCTCGGCACAAATCCATCTATCCCCGGAGATTTATGTGCTTCAACAAGAATTGAGGGAACGTATCGATTATTTCAATGATTGCCTTTTGATAACGGAACTTCCCTTGATCGATAGAAATGAATCACCGGTGTTCTATATCGGGACCGGTATGCCCAAGACCGGGTACAATTTTGTGAACCGTTTGATGGGGGAGGGCTTCTTTGTCAATCTCGGTATCTTTCCAGCAGTACCTGTAAAGAATACAGGTGTAAGGATTACGATTTCAAGGCATAACCAAAAAGAGGAAATCAAAGCATTGGTGGACGCCATGGAATATCATTTTCCAAAGGCATTGGAAGATACCCAGACAGATGCCCAAAGGGTATTCCACGCCTTTAAAATGGAACCAAGGACCCTAAGTGGACCGAAAGTATCCTCTGAACTTACCGTTGAAGTATTCGATACCATTGATCAAGTTGAAAAGGAAGAATGGAACCAAAGTTTAGGTGGGCAGGGGGTTTACGATTGGGAGGGGCTGAAGTTTTCGGAAGAGGTATTCCAGGGTAACCCAAGAAAGGAACATAATTGGTTGTTTCGATATGTGGTCATCAAGGATGCTGATGGGGTACCAGTATTGATGACCTTTGTGACGCTTTCCCTTTGGAAGGATGATATGTTGGCACAAGCACAAATTTCTGCTGCCATTGAGGAGGAAAGGAAAACAAATCCCTACCATTTGTCATCCATGGTCCTGTCCCTCGGTTGTCTGTTCACTGAAGGTGATCACCTGTATTGGAATGCATCACATAGGTTGGGCAAGGAGGCCAGGGACAAGCTATTGGCAACCATGGAAAAACTGGAACAGCAGTTTGGAGCCAAAATGACCGTGTTACGTGACTTTGGTGAAGATACTTCATGGAACGAACCGCTTTACGGGCAGGGATTTTTAAGGGTGCAAATGCCCAACTCCTGTTATGTTGTCCTGGACGAGGTGGATTCCATGGAAGATTATTTGCAAAGATTGTCCTCCAGAAACAGAAGACATTTTCGAAAGGATGTCCAACCCTATCTCGATAGGGCAAAGACAGTTGTTCTCCCATCCATGTCAACAAATCAAATTGAACAGGTCAAATCCTTGTTCGGGGAAGTACAGTCCAGAAATTTGGGGCTCAATACCTTTTCCTTTCCGGACTCCCTGTTTGAAAAGATGAACGAAAACCATTTGTGGGAGTTTATTGTCCTTTGTTCATTATACCAACCTGAAAAGATAGTGGGTGTAATGTTCTGCTATACCAACTTGAAGCAAGTCTATGTGCCGGCCTTTGTGGGTATGGATTATGACGGTCTGGAAGAGTTTGCCATTTATCGCCAGTTGCTCTACCGGACCATTGAACGGGCCATTGGATTGGGCATTCCCAAAATCGATTTTGGGTTGACCGCTGCCTTTGAGAAACGGAAACTCGGTGCAACGGTAGAGAAAAAATATGCCTATCTCCAGACCAATGACAATTTCATCCTGGAATTGCTCGGAATCATGGAAGGCCAGCATTAA
- a CDS encoding DUF6520 family protein, whose protein sequence is MKSNFLKLVLPAFAILLAVGLAFATEESNLPYVGYIATQSGYAEIQTDCPNLSGGYCYDGLNQVFNDSGLTDPKRTWD, encoded by the coding sequence ATGAAATCTAATTTTTTAAAACTTGTTTTACCGGCCTTCGCCATTCTGTTGGCGGTTGGCCTAGCCTTTGCCACAGAGGAAAGCAATCTTCCTTATGTGGGCTATATCGCAACCCAATCCGGGTATGCTGAAATTCAAACAGATTGTCCCAATCTTAGTGGGGGGTACTGTTATGATGGACTTAATCAGGTGTTCAATGACAGTGGGTTGACAGACCCTAAGCGTACATGGGATTAA
- a CDS encoding AraC family transcriptional regulator, with product MPNSDDFRVKRIQKMLLEMAKGNFFYSIEPMDKNDNIASLVVMLNMVNEEIGAAFIHQGFANAHNTPQCVVQLSMILDGNGHIELLTNGTCSLLSNPPKNLIGKHITEFMTERSRGRWTKKMAKHLKRERSETVLFLEFITNDGLLLAKDCQISVYQALDGSGQKTLLNSVFFSKGEPFETGLPKNKLKVTKGIKEHKVTLTPEDIQIIRDVHDMIINNLDKDLPTLQDLARQKGTNEYKLKYGFKQIYGTTIFRFLIRERLRMARTLIQHSSLTIKQIIQMTGFKSKTHFSRAFKDKYGMSPTDLRL from the coding sequence ATGCCGAACAGCGATGACTTTAGGGTAAAACGGATACAAAAGATGCTCTTGGAAATGGCCAAGGGCAATTTCTTCTATAGCATTGAACCCATGGACAAGAATGACAATATTGCTTCTTTGGTGGTCATGCTGAACATGGTCAATGAGGAAATAGGGGCGGCCTTTATCCATCAAGGTTTTGCAAACGCTCACAACACCCCACAATGTGTCGTCCAACTGTCCATGATCTTAGATGGGAATGGTCACATCGAATTGCTCACCAACGGCACATGCTCCCTATTGTCCAATCCTCCTAAGAATCTAATCGGAAAACATATCACTGAATTCATGACCGAAAGGTCCCGGGGAAGGTGGACCAAGAAAATGGCAAAACATTTGAAACGGGAGCGGTCTGAAACGGTATTGTTCCTAGAATTCATTACCAACGATGGTCTTTTGCTGGCCAAGGATTGTCAAATATCGGTATATCAGGCCTTGGATGGGAGCGGTCAAAAAACCCTGTTGAACTCCGTCTTCTTTTCCAAGGGGGAACCTTTTGAAACGGGGCTGCCCAAAAATAAACTCAAAGTAACCAAGGGCATCAAGGAGCATAAGGTCACGTTGACGCCAGAGGACATCCAAATCATCAGGGACGTTCATGATATGATCATCAACAATCTGGACAAAGACCTTCCCACCTTGCAGGATCTTGCCCGTCAGAAGGGTACCAACGAGTACAAACTGAAATATGGCTTCAAACAAATCTATGGTACGACCATTTTTAGATTTCTGATCAGGGAACGTCTTCGAATGGCAAGGACCCTGATCCAGCACAGCTCTTTAACGATAAAGCAAATCATCCAAATGACCGGCTTTAAGAGCAAGACCCATTTTTCAAGGGCATTCAAGGACAAATATGGAATGTCCCCTACGGATTTAAGGTTGTAA
- a CDS encoding zinc-dependent metalloprotease, with protein sequence MKYFLWMGLFLTVPFFGMAQNPIGGTEFREVPSTTQTFLNPSLVEGQLFMDLSKSYMGQPMLLTRIGRLHRYETKQVVFRKYGNQIYLEEPRIWSETGIWLPVGNDPDVESNILGVFDIMEENEARFRINITDILFDGSLGWETLSNAPNVPKLTGVVGTKVMGDEVVVKVHLGQQKKNVKIIQPVYYSLMKLSSPMDPRRFDYRMSFLIEGMPNHRDRTKNDMGSIVRWRLEKKYKDRQTSVPIRPITFIMSPDIPKQWRPYVKAGILEWLPAFESAGFKDAIVVHEVDSLDEWSSHCLGTSVVRWFRNGNIREFGEKRSGSTVTLVVDQRSGEIIKSDILLGSSYEHLMDAYFIRCSALDERAQTYPFPDELMGELIQSLVAHETGHAFGITDNSYGEYRYPVDKMGDAQWLRTMGHTPSIMNYTRHNNMAQPEDSIPPSLLMQKVGPTDKYYIRWGYQEFPEGWSAEKKNDSLERFIRLQDTIPWYRYTNDQGEFIGPTATDEVVETDDPVKGAKLAMKNLERAMALLPKLNQGQKDNARMERIHREAIELWYFTMRHVFSLVGGYEVFYKSMDQPGKMYDPIPLETQREAMDFLVDQVVAPPEWLARPTFSTYSRFTTFPDELFTYQQLLVQEMLKPKLMKRLQYMETIQGFEGVMNAYFVQLQRGLFSELNGKGGFVEPRKQGLQAAYIDWLVKIVLEESTDVKRNLEVFAQTDYAKGMMMGQLIQLKKQMDEKLRQERHLEQKGHWALCLAKLEKVLQVEPK encoded by the coding sequence ATGAAATATTTTTTATGGATGGGGCTGTTCTTGACTGTTCCCTTTTTTGGAATGGCCCAAAATCCGATTGGAGGGACCGAGTTTAGGGAAGTCCCATCAACAACACAGACTTTTTTGAACCCATCCCTAGTGGAAGGTCAGCTTTTTATGGACCTCTCCAAATCCTACATGGGGCAACCCATGCTTCTTACCAGGATCGGTCGATTACATAGATATGAAACCAAACAGGTGGTGTTCAGGAAATATGGCAACCAGATTTATTTGGAGGAACCTAGGATTTGGTCCGAGACAGGTATTTGGTTGCCTGTGGGAAATGATCCGGATGTGGAATCGAACATATTGGGTGTTTTTGATATCATGGAAGAAAACGAAGCTAGGTTCCGTATCAATATCACCGATATCCTATTTGATGGATCCCTGGGATGGGAAACGCTATCCAATGCACCCAATGTACCAAAATTGACCGGAGTTGTCGGCACCAAGGTGATGGGGGATGAGGTAGTGGTCAAGGTACACCTGGGCCAACAAAAGAAAAACGTCAAAATCATACAGCCGGTTTATTATAGCCTTATGAAGCTGTCAAGTCCCATGGATCCCAGACGGTTTGATTATCGAATGAGTTTTTTGATCGAGGGTATGCCCAACCACCGCGATCGTACCAAAAATGATATGGGAAGCATTGTCCGTTGGCGTTTGGAAAAAAAATATAAGGATAGGCAGACCAGTGTTCCCATCCGCCCCATCACCTTTATCATGTCCCCTGACATCCCGAAGCAATGGAGGCCTTATGTCAAAGCCGGTATCTTGGAATGGCTGCCCGCATTCGAGTCGGCAGGTTTTAAAGATGCCATCGTTGTGCATGAGGTCGATTCCTTGGATGAGTGGTCGAGCCATTGTCTGGGAACTTCAGTAGTTCGATGGTTCAGGAATGGGAATATCAGGGAGTTCGGGGAAAAAAGAAGCGGTTCGACCGTGACCTTGGTGGTGGACCAAAGGTCGGGAGAGATCATAAAATCCGATATTCTGTTGGGTTCTTCCTATGAACATCTGATGGATGCATACTTTATCCGATGCTCGGCCTTGGATGAGCGTGCCCAAACCTATCCCTTTCCCGATGAACTCATGGGGGAATTGATACAATCCTTGGTGGCCCATGAAACAGGTCATGCTTTTGGGATTACTGACAATAGCTATGGGGAATATCGGTACCCCGTTGATAAAATGGGTGATGCACAATGGCTTCGGACAATGGGCCATACCCCGAGTATCATGAATTATACGCGCCATAACAATATGGCACAGCCCGAAGATAGCATTCCCCCTTCCCTTTTAATGCAAAAAGTGGGCCCCACTGATAAATACTATATCCGATGGGGGTATCAGGAGTTTCCTGAGGGTTGGTCGGCTGAAAAAAAGAACGATAGTCTGGAACGCTTCATCAGATTGCAGGATACCATTCCTTGGTATCGCTATACGAACGATCAGGGTGAATTCATCGGTCCGACCGCAACGGATGAAGTCGTCGAAACGGATGATCCTGTCAAAGGAGCCAAATTGGCCATGAAAAATCTGGAGCGGGCCATGGCGCTCTTGCCTAAACTGAACCAGGGCCAAAAGGACAATGCACGTATGGAACGTATCCATAGGGAGGCCATTGAACTTTGGTATTTCACCATGAGGCATGTCTTTTCACTTGTAGGTGGATATGAGGTATTCTATAAATCGATGGATCAACCCGGAAAAATGTATGATCCCATTCCCTTGGAAACCCAGCGGGAGGCCATGGATTTTTTGGTCGATCAGGTTGTTGCTCCCCCAGAGTGGTTGGCCCGACCAACGTTCAGTACCTATTCACGGTTTACGACTTTTCCCGACGAGTTATTTACATACCAACAGTTATTGGTACAGGAGATGTTGAAACCGAAACTCATGAAACGTTTGCAATATATGGAGACCATCCAAGGCTTCGAAGGGGTTATGAATGCCTATTTTGTACAACTGCAAAGGGGACTTTTTAGTGAATTGAATGGGAAGGGTGGGTTTGTGGAACCCAGAAAACAAGGGTTGCAGGCAGCCTATATCGATTGGTTGGTAAAGATTGTTTTGGAAGAAAGTACAGATGTGAAACGCAATCTTGAGGTATTTGCGCAAACCGATTATGCCAAAGGCATGATGATGGGACAACTCATACAATTAAAAAAACAGATGGATGAAAAGTTGCGGCAGGAAAGGCATCTGGAACAGAAAGGTCATTGGGCCCTATGCCTTGCCAAGCTGGAGAAGGTACTTCAAGTGGAACCAAAATGA
- a CDS encoding RteC domain-containing protein: MKYQKLLSEFEGQLDSLESGNGDILFKAEKGIVLVEKSIRKLQKQITGKTFDTQADEIYFFKHVKPQIFSKLIYYVKLFNIESKRPRGNDTAQIKYLQLQIDKFQTFFNDNLEFYNYYRRGAMSLDEQYFVRGNRDLRLPLESFHFLIDDQFSTCQDGTVATIMAYDMLIVYLRKEVDDLQNNLEPQKNMTMEKPSKLFWTGNKTDLIELLYALQSSKCINSGTTDIKELASHFEHFYNVDLGNYYHTFIDIRSRKTSKTRFLDKLIEMLNQRMDSLDE, from the coding sequence ATGAAATACCAAAAGCTGCTATCAGAATTTGAAGGCCAATTGGATTCGTTGGAAAGCGGGAACGGGGATATCCTTTTCAAAGCGGAAAAGGGAATCGTACTTGTGGAGAAGAGCATCCGAAAACTACAAAAACAGATTACGGGCAAGACCTTTGATACCCAAGCAGACGAAATCTACTTCTTTAAGCATGTCAAACCCCAAATTTTTAGTAAGCTGATCTATTATGTAAAATTGTTCAATATCGAGAGCAAGCGGCCTAGGGGAAATGATACGGCACAGATCAAGTACCTACAACTTCAGATTGACAAGTTCCAGACCTTTTTTAACGATAATCTGGAGTTTTATAATTATTACCGTCGTGGGGCGATGTCCCTGGACGAACAATATTTTGTTAGGGGGAACCGAGATCTAAGGCTTCCCCTTGAATCCTTCCACTTTTTGATCGATGACCAGTTTTCCACCTGTCAGGATGGTACCGTGGCCACGATTATGGCCTATGACATGCTCATCGTGTACCTGAGAAAGGAGGTGGATGACCTACAAAACAATTTAGAACCCCAAAAGAACATGACCATGGAAAAACCTTCAAAACTCTTCTGGACCGGAAACAAGACCGATTTGATCGAACTTTTATATGCACTCCAATCCAGCAAATGCATCAATAGCGGTACCACGGACATCAAGGAGTTGGCCTCGCATTTTGAACATTTTTACAATGTGGACCTCGGTAATTACTACCACACTTTTATTGATATCCGGTCCCGAAAGACCAGTAAGACCCGCTTTTTGGACAAGCTCATTGAGATGCTCAACCAACGGATGGATTCCCTGGATGAATGA
- a CDS encoding helix-turn-helix domain-containing protein — protein MGATIITTEDLREFKIELLEDIKDLLQNEKGQRNKKWLKSNEVRDLLGISPGTLQNLRINGTLPYTKIGGVLYYEYHEIMEVLEKNKVHNRI, from the coding sequence ATGGGAGCGACCATCATTACCACCGAAGATTTAAGGGAGTTCAAGATAGAACTGTTGGAGGACATCAAGGACCTTTTGCAGAACGAAAAGGGACAACGCAACAAAAAATGGCTCAAATCAAATGAGGTGCGGGACCTCTTGGGCATATCCCCGGGCACCCTTCAAAACCTAAGGATCAATGGGACCCTGCCCTATACCAAGATAGGAGGGGTGCTCTACTACGAATACCATGAGATCATGGAGGTATTGGAAAAGAACAAGGTCCATAACCGTATCTAG
- a CDS encoding MauE/DoxX family redox-associated membrane protein, translated as MSHKGIYSKLITLFSLLLTILFMYTAVSKLNHLDLFQWRLERMPYISSYASLISWAVPFLELVIAGLLWFPKYRTMSLYASLILLGSFTTYIIVVLKYSESIPCSCGGVISALRWKDHVILNISFMVLSLLGILWSKKQNNIQINQNTVQ; from the coding sequence ATGTCACACAAAGGAATCTACTCCAAACTTATTACCCTGTTCAGCCTTTTGCTGACCATTCTATTCATGTATACAGCGGTAAGTAAACTGAACCATTTGGATCTCTTTCAATGGCGCCTGGAACGGATGCCTTATATTTCATCCTATGCCTCTTTGATCTCATGGGCCGTGCCCTTTTTGGAGCTGGTGATCGCAGGCCTATTGTGGTTTCCTAAATACCGAACCATGTCACTTTATGCCAGCTTAATCTTATTGGGCTCATTCACCACCTATATCATTGTAGTGTTAAAGTACAGTGAGTCCATCCCCTGTTCCTGTGGCGGGGTCATTTCAGCCTTGAGGTGGAAGGACCATGTAATATTGAATATCTCCTTTATGGTGCTTTCCCTATTGGGAATCCTTTGGTCAAAGAAACAAAACAACATCCAAATAAATCAAAATACTGTGCAGTAG